Genomic window (Jeotgalibaca ciconiae):
TGAATTTGAAAATTTAGCTGCTATTCCAGAAACTACATTAGATGCTTCTCGTCTCGAAGGACATATTTATGGAGTTCCTATGCAAACTTCTATTGCTCGTTATAGCGTTCTAGTACGTAAAGATTGGTTAGAAAATTTAGGATTAGAGGTTCCGCATACAATTGACGAACTGCGTGAAGTTGCTCGTGCATTTACAGAAGATGATCCGGATGGAAATGGAATCGATGACACAGTTGGTTTTGTTGAACGTTCAGAGTCTTATATGGTTGGCTTCCGTAACTTGACTGGTTACTTTGGCGCAGATAATTTCTTCCACGTATCTGAAGATGGCGAAGTAATTCCATCATTCATGCAACCAGAGTTTAAAGAAGCAATGGAATGGTATCGTGATATCTATGCAAATGGTTGGATGAATTCTGATTTTGCAGTTATGGCAAAGAATGATCAAAAGGATTATATTGCTACTGGTAAAGGAGGAATCGTTCTTAGCGGTGCATTTGATGCAAATAATTATAAAACGGCAGCTGTAGGAACGGACCAAGAAGAAGTAATGGACTGGGAAATTATTAATGATATGACCTATAAAGATGTTCCTCGTCGTATGTTGTCAGATACAAATGGAGGAATGGGAGGCTGGTTAGCTATTCCCAAAACAAACGTTGAAACAGAGGATGACTTGAGAGTTGTTTTAAAATTTATTAATGATTTAATGGATGAAGAACCTTATACACTCATGACAATGGGAGTAGAAGGAGTTCACTATGAAGTAACTGAAGATGGCGTTTATAATAAACTAGATGACACTATCTCTCAACAAGAAGTCCAGCCTTATGTTAGCTCAAGACCTTCACAAAGTGTAATAATTTTTAAATCTGCATCTGAGTTAGCAAACGAAGGTAATGAGAAGATTGCAGAAAATGCAGAGTTTGCTGTTATTAATCCAGCTCAATCCTTGGACTCTGAAACGTATACATCTCAATGGAGTACACTCGTTGAAGGGATTCAAGATGGTTACTACAAATATATGATGGGTGATATTGACATGGATGACTTCGATGCAGCGATTGACACATTCCTAAAAAATGGTGGACAAGACATAATTGATGAATTTACTGCAAGTTATGCAAAAAGCAATTAGTAAAAAGTAGTTCAAATGGGCTTCCTTTCCAAATATTGGAAGGGAAGTTTTTATATAACAAGTAATCCGTAGGGGGACAAGAACAAATGACTTTATCAAAAAGAATAATAGACACATTACTAGAACGCTATCCAACGCTTCCAGAGAACAAGCTATATAAAGGAAAATGGTCATATGACTTTGGGGTAATATTACAAGGTGTGAAAGCCGCTTATAAAGCTAGTAACAATCCTGTCTACTATCAATACATAAAAGATAATATGGATTACTTTATTCAAGAAGATGGTACGATAAAAAATTACCATTTTGATTCCATGAATATCGATTATGTGAATAATGGAAAGTTATTGTTTTTCTTATATGAAGAAACAAAAGAAGAAAAATATAAGGTTGCAATGGACCGGTTATTTGAACAATTACAACAGATGCCACGTACTTCAGAAGGAGGTTTTTGGCATAAAAAAATCTATCCTTATCAAATGTGGCTAGATGGATTGTATATGGGTTCTCCTTTTTATGCTGAGTATTTGCTCACATTTAAAAATGGTGAAGGATTAGACGATGTGGTGAAGCAATTCGAACTTTGTTATAAGCATACAGTAGATGAAAAAACAGGTTTGCTTTATCATGCATGGGACGAGAAACGTGAACAAGAGTGGGCAGATCCCGAAACAGGCTTATCCTTGAATTTTTGGGGACGTTCCATAGGCTGGTACGTAATGGCTCTAGTAGATGTCATTGAGTTACTGCCAGAAATGTATGAAAAACGTGCTGTACTTGTAGAGCAGTTGAAAAACATTTTATCAGCATTGAAAAAAGTTCAAGATCCGGAAGCGAAAGTTTGGTATCAAGTACTAGATAAAGGTAATGAAAGAGGCAATTATTTGGAAGCTTCTGGAACAAGTATGATTGTTTATGCTGCAGCGAAGGGGTATCATCTAGGCATTTTAGATGAGTCTTGGTATACTTTTATTAAGGAAAGCTATGAAGGCTTGCAGGAAGAATTCGTCTTTTATACCAAAGAAGGTTGGGTAAACTTGACTAGATGCTGTGAGGTTGCTGGATTAGGCGGAGACGATAAACGAGATGGTACCTTTGTATATTATATTAGTGAGCCAGTCATCACAAATGACTTCAAAGGCTATGGTGCATTTTTACAGGCAGCGGTCTATTTAGAGAAGATATAAGTAAAAGAATGAAAGAGGGACAAGTATGAGTCGTAAACCAGAAAAAGTAATTGCAATCATTGGAGCCTGCCTCGTTTTATTATTTTTGGGAGGTTTCGCTTTAACCGTCCTTAACATGGATATTGAGAAGTATCGAGAAGTGATTGTACCCATTTTTGAAGGCAATTTTTCCGATTTAGCATCTGAAGAAGGATTTCAAAATATGCGAACATTAGGGGCTTGGTTTAGTGCAACTGCGTTTATTACACTTGTTTTTGTCGCTTTAGGAAATTTGTTTATTTCAAATAATCGATATCCATATCGAGCTGCTATTTGTTTTGGGCTTACGGGTATAGCCGTTCTTTTTGGAAGTCAACTGATCGCATACCCATTAGCATTTATCTTTTTTGTAGTAACAGCAATGAGCTTATTCAGAAAGAAGTAAATTTAGAAGAATAGTGGAGAGTAAAAATAACCTAGTGCAGCGCACTAGGTTATTTTTCACTCTGGAGTATGCATCTTTCGATACTCACCAGGAGTCATATTTTCTTTTTTCTTGAAAGAACGGATAAAATTTTGTGGATTCCGATATTGTAGACGTTGCGAAATCTCTTTAATCGTAACATTCGTTTCTCGTAACCATTGTTTTGCAATATCAAACCGATACCCTGTTAAATAATCACTAAAGGTTATTCCTGTTTCCTTTTTAAAGATATTACTCAAATAGTTTGGATTGTAATGGATTCTGTCTCCAATTGATTCCAAGGAGATATCTTCTGTATACTCATTTTCAATAATCTTAATGATTTGTTCAGAAAGACCTTGGAACTGTTCAGAAGTTTTTTCATTCATTTCTTGAACAAAAGGTAAAATAATATCATTAAGTAAAGTAGCTTCTAATTCACTTGGATGATTTACTTGTAAGATTAATTCATATAGCTCTACGCCTTTTTCTTGATTCAGAACAGATGCATTTACAGTTTGGGATAGTTGAACCAAATTAAGTGCAAAACGCAGCAATGCTACCTGAACGTTAATTGGGTTATTACTGGAAGTTAAAATCTCTTTCAGTATGGCTGGTGCAATTTCTCGAACTTGTTCCCTTTCACCAAGCCGAATAGATTGGAATAATTGTGCTTCTAAATCTTCTGGATATCCCGAAATTTCAGGCACAGCAATCATTTTCTCGACTTCATCATGGAAGATAATTGCCTGGTTTCCTAAAAGAAGGTGATAAGCTAATGTTTGTTTCCCTTTATCCAAATTTTCTTTTGAAGAAAGTAAATCTGTGTAGAAAGGAGAAAATGCAATACTTACTGAAATTCTCATATAAGTCCGTAAAGTATCGATGATTAAATTAGCATATTCTGTACACTCTTTTTTATTTTCTTCTGGATTATCTTTATCAAAAGCCAATAAAGTAACTTGGATTTTGTCATTTAAGACTACTGGAGTCAATCGATTTTCGATCGGAATTAATTCGTTGACAATTTGATTGATCCCAACTAAGAAGACATCTTGATTGTTTACTTCTCGAGAGCCGTAATCATCAATTTGAATGAGCATGATACTGTAGTGTTTATTTTTTTGATCAGGATAATTGTATAGATCCATTTTTGTTGATAATTCGCTCTTTGTCACTCGGTTTCGATAAAGATTACGCATGAATTGTTTTTCGAGTTCAGGTTGTTCTCGTTCATAAAGACCTTCTAATGTTTTCTTCTCAGATACGATAGCATCAACCTGACCGGTAATAAAATCCCAATCATTGACTTTTTTATCTTCAGTGGTTGTAAAGTTCAGGCTTGTTTTTAATTTTTCAATTGGTCTCGTAATTCTGCCAGCAATAATATAAGCACCAACAATGATTGCGCTAATAATAATGAGTGCTAAGATAACCAGTCCATAACGTGCGAACTTGAGCGCTTCATCGATTTCTGAAGTATTTAAATAAGTGACATAAAGCCAGTTGTTGTAGTCAGACTTTGTATAAATTAATGTAGAAGAATTGTTTTTTGATGAAGACAATTCTATGATTCCAGCAGATTTCTCTTCAGCCAACGTTCGAATCTCGTGAATCAGTTCGATAGACAAATTACGATCTTCATCATTTTCCTCGATATTTGCTGAGAAGAGGAGTTCATCATTACGATTGACAATGAAAAAGGGTGTGGACTCGTTAGATACATCCAACAGTGATTGAATACTGCTGTTTGGTATCTCAGCCATACCAATTGCTAGTTTAGTATTTGAGAAAACAGGCAACAAGCTAATAGAACGAATATGATTTTCTCCTTGAATCCAATACAGATTTTCTTTCCTTCCCTCAACGTAACGTTCCT
Coding sequences:
- a CDS encoding extracellular solute-binding protein yields the protein MKRSKLFAGVFTASLLLAACGGGAGADTDSAAGGNNSSQNTEGSSTENTSSKDSVTWMAMLHTPTPPSGDIEGLLEEYTGIDVEFNWVPDASKEERINAALASNTLADIVTLSQIDNTTVRQALTSGMFWDVEPYLSEFENLAAIPETTLDASRLEGHIYGVPMQTSIARYSVLVRKDWLENLGLEVPHTIDELREVARAFTEDDPDGNGIDDTVGFVERSESYMVGFRNLTGYFGADNFFHVSEDGEVIPSFMQPEFKEAMEWYRDIYANGWMNSDFAVMAKNDQKDYIATGKGGIVLSGAFDANNYKTAAVGTDQEEVMDWEIINDMTYKDVPRRMLSDTNGGMGGWLAIPKTNVETEDDLRVVLKFINDLMDEEPYTLMTMGVEGVHYEVTEDGVYNKLDDTISQQEVQPYVSSRPSQSVIIFKSASELANEGNEKIAENAEFAVINPAQSLDSETYTSQWSTLVEGIQDGYYKYMMGDIDMDDFDAAIDTFLKNGGQDIIDEFTASYAKSN
- a CDS encoding glycoside hydrolase family 88/105 protein encodes the protein MTLSKRIIDTLLERYPTLPENKLYKGKWSYDFGVILQGVKAAYKASNNPVYYQYIKDNMDYFIQEDGTIKNYHFDSMNIDYVNNGKLLFFLYEETKEEKYKVAMDRLFEQLQQMPRTSEGGFWHKKIYPYQMWLDGLYMGSPFYAEYLLTFKNGEGLDDVVKQFELCYKHTVDEKTGLLYHAWDEKREQEWADPETGLSLNFWGRSIGWYVMALVDVIELLPEMYEKRAVLVEQLKNILSALKKVQDPEAKVWYQVLDKGNERGNYLEASGTSMIVYAAAKGYHLGILDESWYTFIKESYEGLQEEFVFYTKEGWVNLTRCCEVAGLGGDDKRDGTFVYYISEPVITNDFKGYGAFLQAAVYLEKI
- a CDS encoding DUF4064 domain-containing protein — translated: MSRKPEKVIAIIGACLVLLFLGGFALTVLNMDIEKYREVIVPIFEGNFSDLASEEGFQNMRTLGAWFSATAFITLVFVALGNLFISNNRYPYRAAICFGLTGIAVLFGSQLIAYPLAFIFFVVTAMSLFRKK
- a CDS encoding helix-turn-helix transcriptional regulator; this translates as MSKNPSKLSKKSNLLGRHGSSFTQIFIILAVICTTLVIIFISALYVSTRDSVKSNIEDSKIMTTNQIKNTFEREIQTIEKLFNAYSTTNDFHEMVQEPLGIQDFQKYRMITSQLNYFATFSLPSTVYSVVSLDQNWLIRDGRLTQMTEEEIENIEERYVEGRKENLYWIQGENHIRSISLLPVFSNTKLAIGMAEIPNSSIQSLLDVSNESTPFFIVNRNDELLFSANIEENDEDRNLSIELIHEIRTLAEEKSAGIIELSSSKNNSSTLIYTKSDYNNWLYVTYLNTSEIDEALKFARYGLVILALIIISAIIVGAYIIAGRITRPIEKLKTSLNFTTTEDKKVNDWDFITGQVDAIVSEKKTLEGLYEREQPELEKQFMRNLYRNRVTKSELSTKMDLYNYPDQKNKHYSIMLIQIDDYGSREVNNQDVFLVGINQIVNELIPIENRLTPVVLNDKIQVTLLAFDKDNPEENKKECTEYANLIIDTLRTYMRISVSIAFSPFYTDLLSSKENLDKGKQTLAYHLLLGNQAIIFHDEVEKMIAVPEISGYPEDLEAQLFQSIRLGEREQVREIAPAILKEILTSSNNPINVQVALLRFALNLVQLSQTVNASVLNQEKGVELYELILQVNHPSELEATLLNDIILPFVQEMNEKTSEQFQGLSEQIIKIIENEYTEDISLESIGDRIHYNPNYLSNIFKKETGITFSDYLTGYRFDIAKQWLRETNVTIKEISQRLQYRNPQNFIRSFKKKENMTPGEYRKMHTPE